Proteins from a single region of Undibacterium sp. KW1:
- a CDS encoding MFS transporter, whose translation MSLISNKVVPINKTDSAHRLSTRLAFLAAGLVVSAWAPLVPYAKDRLGLDEAALGLLLLCLGGGSLCAMPVTGMLTARFGCRPVILTAGALTCLILPCLAVVSSPLLFGLTLLLFGASVGTLDVAMNIQAVIVEKNSGAALMSGFHGMFSAGGFLGAGTMALLLWLNMPVLAASICLSLLVALMLLIASPNLLHELEASERDGPQFVIPHGAVIFIGVLCFVVFLAEGALLDWGALLLTAGRGLDAGQGGIGYAAFSVAMTLGRLTGDRVVARLGGKLVMLAGGVCAALGFFAAVLASSAVIAILGFILIGIGASNIVPILFSAAGKQNAMPASLAIGAITTIGYAGVLAGPALIGFVAHAISLNMAFAGLGVAMLLVAASARLKLFSGSSV comes from the coding sequence ATGAGTTTGATATCAAATAAAGTAGTCCCCATCAATAAAACTGACTCGGCACACCGTCTCTCCACCCGCCTCGCTTTCCTCGCCGCTGGCCTGGTTGTTTCTGCATGGGCGCCACTGGTGCCGTATGCCAAAGACAGGCTGGGCCTTGATGAAGCTGCACTGGGTCTGCTCTTGCTGTGTCTCGGTGGTGGCTCTTTGTGTGCCATGCCTGTGACAGGCATGCTGACTGCACGCTTTGGCTGCCGGCCCGTGATCTTGACGGCAGGTGCATTGACTTGCCTGATCCTGCCTTGCCTCGCTGTCGTCAGTAGTCCCTTGCTGTTTGGTCTGACGCTCCTTTTGTTCGGGGCTTCAGTAGGCACTCTCGATGTGGCGATGAATATACAGGCCGTGATTGTTGAGAAGAACAGCGGTGCCGCGTTGATGTCCGGCTTTCATGGCATGTTCAGTGCCGGTGGTTTTCTCGGCGCGGGTACCATGGCCTTGCTGTTATGGTTGAACATGCCTGTCCTGGCCGCCAGTATCTGCCTGAGTTTGCTGGTCGCATTGATGTTGCTGATTGCCAGCCCGAATCTGCTGCATGAACTCGAAGCATCCGAGCGTGATGGCCCGCAATTTGTGATACCGCATGGTGCAGTGATTTTCATCGGTGTCCTGTGTTTCGTGGTCTTCCTGGCTGAAGGTGCCTTGCTCGACTGGGGCGCATTATTGCTGACCGCCGGGCGCGGGCTGGATGCCGGGCAGGGCGGTATAGGCTATGCCGCATTTTCGGTCGCCATGACATTGGGCCGCCTGACGGGTGACCGCGTAGTGGCGCGCCTGGGTGGCAAGCTGGTCATGCTGGCTGGGGGCGTGTGTGCGGCGCTGGGTTTTTTTGCCGCTGTACTGGCCAGCTCAGCAGTCATTGCCATCCTGGGCTTTATTTTGATAGGCATAGGTGCATCAAATATCGTGCCTATCTTGTTCAGCGCCGCAGGCAAGCAAAATGCCATGCCTGCCAGCCTGGCCATTGGCGCCATCACCACCATAGGCTATGCCGGTGTGCTGGCTGGCCCGGCGCTGATAGGATTTGTTGCCCATGCCATCAGCCTCAACATGGCTTTTGCAGGGCTGGGTGTGGCGATGTTGCTGGTGGCTGCCAGTGCGAGGTTGAAGCTGTTTTCAGGGAGCTCAGTCTGA
- a CDS encoding ABC transporter substrate-binding protein produces MFLKKSLYNLLCLLLCCLACAGSTDGKAETITLIGEDSWYPYSALKDGKNRGFAVDVIKAAYAAVNIDVRFIATPYSRCLMLVKSGQELGCFDSLKDTALEPDFIFHKEAIFKASVGIYARTDSPQSRVSKINVQELHKYVIGVTHGYTYGSAFENDARIVREAAPSDLSSLRKLLLGRSDYSLIYTRIADYLSSIHPDEFKGKIQQTGILLEDSLYVSFSKRRPESQRYANALDQGLRQIKANGVYAAIERKWARPEP; encoded by the coding sequence GTGTTTCTTAAAAAATCCTTGTATAACTTGCTCTGTCTCCTGTTGTGCTGTCTCGCATGCGCAGGCAGCACCGATGGCAAGGCAGAAACCATCACGCTCATCGGTGAGGATAGCTGGTACCCGTATTCTGCCCTCAAGGATGGCAAGAACCGGGGCTTTGCCGTCGATGTCATCAAGGCTGCCTATGCGGCGGTGAATATTGATGTGCGCTTTATTGCCACCCCATATTCACGCTGCCTGATGCTGGTCAAAAGCGGGCAGGAGCTTGGTTGTTTCGACAGCCTCAAAGATACTGCACTGGAGCCGGATTTCATCTTCCACAAGGAAGCCATCTTCAAGGCCAGCGTCGGCATCTATGCCAGAACAGACAGCCCGCAATCAAGAGTCAGCAAGATCAATGTGCAGGAATTGCATAAATATGTGATCGGTGTGACTCATGGTTATACCTATGGCAGCGCATTTGAAAACGATGCGCGCATAGTCCGTGAAGCTGCACCCAGTGATTTATCCAGCTTGCGCAAACTCCTGCTTGGGCGTTCTGACTACTCTCTCATCTATACCCGTATTGCTGATTACCTGAGCAGCATACACCCGGATGAGTTCAAGGGGAAAATCCAGCAAACCGGCATCCTGCTGGAAGACAGTCTGTATGTAAGTTTTTCCAAGCGCCGCCCGGAATCACAGCGCTATGCAAACGCCCTTGATCAGGGCCTGCGCCAGATCAAGGCAAATGGTGTGTATGCGGCCATAGAAAGGAAATGGGCCAGGCCAGAGCCATGA